The genomic segment CGCAGATCCTGGTTTGAAATTCGCTCCAGAGCGTTTTCCGCCGCCTGATAAAAAAACACACCATCCTGCTTGAACAGATAGATATTGATCTCCTGGCGATTGCGCGCCGAAGGCGCGGTGCGGCGGCCATCCGGCCGATTCACGCCAAAAGCAGCCCAAAGCAGGTTGGCCAACGTCGTATCGGAAAGAGCACGATCGCTGTAGGATCGGATCGACCGGCGTTCCTTTAAAACCTGCATTAACGGCCGGCCGCCGGTCGTGTCCGGCGCCGGCAATCGGATCAATTCTGATGATGGCTGTGCCCATACGCCGGCTCCAATCAGCAGAGAAAAGATGAACAGAAGCAGATGACGCGTTTCCATAACCTTTCTCCTTTCATAAATTACTTTTCGTTTCATCCTATTTTTCCGACCGGTCGACAGCCGGTTGCATGACTCAGTCCGTTTTTATCCACGTCATGTGCTGTAACAGACGTTGCCCTAGGCCGATCTGATAGCCCTGATGGATCATCACGATTCTCTCGTCGCTGT from the bacterium genome contains:
- a CDS encoding SagB/ThcOx family dehydrogenase, with amino-acid sequence METRHLLLFIFSLLIGAGVWAQPSSELIRLPAPDTTGGRPLMQVLKERRSIRSYSDRALSDTTLANLLWAAFGVNRPDGRRTAPSARNRQEINIYLFKQDGVFFYQAAENALERISNQDLRKLTGSQDFVATAPLNLLYVADMSKLNGTSSEEAALYIGADCGLIAENVYLYCTSEGLATVVRGMVNRTALTDTLKLPITHRIVLAQTVGYPK